In Stenotrophomonas sp. 610A2, one DNA window encodes the following:
- the fliE gene encoding flagellar hook-basal body complex protein FliE, whose product MSHSITSVLSQIRTLQNQVGQAAPLGDVPRSNAIQGLAEGNAVAAPSFSQALQGAIQGVNEAQQKSGQLAAAFERGDANADLAKVMVASQQSSLAFRATVEVRNRLVQAYQDVMNMPL is encoded by the coding sequence ATGTCCCACTCCATCACCTCTGTTCTCTCCCAGATCCGCACGCTGCAGAACCAGGTCGGGCAAGCCGCGCCCCTCGGTGATGTACCCCGCAGCAATGCGATCCAGGGGCTGGCCGAAGGCAATGCCGTTGCCGCGCCTTCGTTCAGCCAGGCCTTGCAGGGCGCCATCCAGGGCGTCAACGAAGCCCAGCAGAAGTCCGGGCAGCTGGCTGCCGCATTCGAGCGTGGCGATGCCAATGCCGATCTGGCCAAGGTCATGGTCGCCTCCCAACAGTCCTCGCTGGCGTTCCGCGCCACCGTGGAAGTCCGTAACCGTCTCGTCCAGGCTTACCAGGACGTGATGAACATGCCGCTGTAA